From Actinosynnema mirum DSM 43827, a single genomic window includes:
- a CDS encoding LLM class F420-dependent oxidoreductase, whose amino-acid sequence MRIGYTLMTEQAGPKDLVRHAARAEAAGFDFEVISDHFSPWLAEQGHAPYAWSVLGAVAQVTERVELMTYVTCPTMRYHPAVVAQKAATVQLLSDNRFTLGLGAGENLNEHVVGQGWPPVNVRHEMLREALEIIVKLFDGGYSDYAGQHFRVDSAKLWDLPEKRVPIAVAVSGSQSVQAFAPLADVMVAVEPDADLVRGWDTFQGGGGRKVGQLPICWDPDREAAVRRAHEQFRWFAGGWKVNAELPGPTGFAAATQAVRPEDVAAGMPCGPDVGAIAEAVARFRDAGFTDLALVQVGGEQQEEFLDFAEKELLPALS is encoded by the coding sequence ATGCGGATCGGCTACACCCTGATGACCGAGCAGGCGGGCCCGAAGGACCTGGTCCGGCACGCGGCGCGGGCCGAGGCGGCCGGGTTCGACTTCGAGGTGATCAGCGACCACTTCTCGCCGTGGCTGGCCGAGCAGGGGCACGCGCCGTACGCGTGGAGCGTGCTGGGCGCGGTCGCGCAGGTCACCGAGCGGGTCGAGCTGATGACGTACGTGACCTGCCCGACGATGCGCTATCACCCGGCCGTGGTCGCCCAGAAGGCGGCGACGGTGCAGCTGCTGTCGGACAACCGGTTCACGCTGGGGCTCGGCGCGGGCGAGAACCTGAACGAGCACGTGGTCGGGCAGGGGTGGCCGCCGGTGAACGTGCGGCACGAGATGCTGCGCGAGGCGCTGGAGATCATCGTCAAGCTGTTCGACGGCGGGTACTCGGACTACGCGGGGCAGCACTTCCGGGTGGACTCGGCGAAGCTGTGGGACCTGCCGGAGAAGCGGGTGCCGATCGCGGTCGCGGTGTCGGGGTCGCAGTCGGTGCAGGCGTTCGCGCCGCTGGCGGACGTGATGGTGGCGGTGGAGCCGGACGCGGACCTGGTGCGCGGGTGGGACACGTTCCAGGGCGGGGGCGGGCGCAAGGTCGGGCAGCTGCCGATCTGCTGGGACCCGGACCGGGAGGCGGCGGTGCGGCGGGCGCACGAGCAGTTCCGGTGGTTCGCGGGCGGCTGGAAGGTGAACGCGGAGCTGCCCGGCCCGACGGGGTTCGCGGCGGCGACGCAGGCGGTGCGGCCGGAGGACGTGGCTGCGGGGATGCCGTGCGGGCCGGACGTGGGGGCGATCGCGGAGGCGGTGGCGCGGTTCCGGGACGCGGGGTTCACGGACCTGGCGCTGGTGCAGGTGGGTGGGGAGCAGCAGGAGGAGTTCCTGGACTTCGCGGAGAAGGAGCTGCTGCCCGCGCTGAGCTGA